In Dehalococcoidia bacterium, the following are encoded in one genomic region:
- the rny gene encoding ribonuclease Y: MAAILGAVIGVIVGLAIGALLGYALKRNATRDQELEAQQQADRILAEAQAKGKEILLGAKEEAIQVRAQAENESKVRRDEVLKLEQRVANREENLDRKLDALERRETSFAEREHQQEATRLELDELRKAKLSEVERVAAMTTAEAREQLLREVEAEIREDANRLVRTLEAEAKEEADSRARTILATTMQRLMADVVTETTVSVVPIPSDDMKGRIIGREGRNIRALETATGVDLIIDDTPDAVTLSAFDPVRREVARVALTKLVLDGRIHPTRIEEVVDKARHEVEQSVKTAGEQAAIEAGCPGLHPEILRTLGKLKYRTSYGQNQLKHAVESAFIGAMIAEEIGADVNVARRGALLHDLGKAIDHEIEGTHAMLGGELAKRYNVSPAVVHCIEAHHEEIEVETVEAVVVQIADAISGSRPGARRETLELYIKRLEALESIATSFKGVDKAFAIQAGREIRILVKPDEIDDLDSMRLARDVSKKIEESMEYPGQIKVTVVRETRASEYAR; this comes from the coding sequence ATGGCCGCCATCCTGGGCGCCGTCATCGGCGTCATTGTGGGATTGGCGATCGGGGCTCTTCTCGGCTACGCGCTGAAGCGCAACGCCACCAGGGATCAGGAACTCGAGGCACAGCAGCAGGCCGACCGGATCCTGGCTGAAGCACAGGCAAAGGGAAAGGAAATCCTCCTCGGAGCCAAAGAGGAGGCGATTCAAGTCCGGGCTCAGGCAGAAAACGAGTCGAAGGTACGCCGTGATGAAGTACTCAAGCTTGAGCAGCGTGTTGCTAACAGGGAAGAGAACCTCGATCGCAAGCTAGATGCGCTCGAGCGGCGAGAGACATCTTTCGCCGAGCGCGAACACCAGCAGGAAGCCACCCGGCTCGAACTCGATGAGCTCCGCAAGGCGAAACTTTCCGAAGTGGAGCGCGTCGCCGCCATGACGACCGCAGAGGCGCGCGAGCAGCTTCTGCGCGAGGTCGAAGCGGAGATCCGCGAAGACGCCAACCGCCTCGTGCGGACGCTCGAAGCCGAGGCGAAGGAGGAGGCGGACTCACGCGCCCGCACGATCCTCGCCACGACGATGCAGCGGCTGATGGCCGACGTCGTCACCGAGACCACCGTCTCCGTCGTCCCGATTCCCAGCGACGACATGAAGGGCCGCATCATCGGCCGCGAGGGGCGCAACATCCGCGCGCTGGAAACGGCGACCGGCGTCGACCTGATCATCGATGACACGCCCGACGCCGTCACGCTTTCGGCGTTCGACCCCGTCCGCCGCGAGGTCGCCCGCGTGGCGCTCACGAAGCTCGTGCTGGACGGCCGTATTCACCCCACGCGCATCGAAGAGGTGGTGGACAAGGCGCGGCACGAGGTCGAGCAGAGCGTCAAGACGGCCGGCGAGCAGGCGGCGATCGAGGCTGGCTGCCCCGGCCTGCACCCGGAGATCCTGCGGACGCTCGGGAAGCTCAAGTACCGCACGTCCTACGGGCAGAATCAACTCAAGCACGCCGTCGAGTCGGCGTTCATCGGCGCCATGATCGCCGAAGAGATCGGCGCCGATGTCAACGTGGCGCGCAGGGGCGCCCTGCTCCACGACCTCGGCAAGGCCATCGACCACGAGATCGAGGGCACGCACGCCATGCTCGGCGGCGAACTGGCGAAGCGCTACAACGTCAGCCCGGCCGTCGTCCATTGCATCGAGGCGCACCACGAGGAGATCGAGGTCGAGACGGTCGAGGCCGTCGTCGTGCAGATCGCCGACGCGATCAGCGGCAGCCGGCCGGGCGCGCGCCGCGAGACGCTCGAGCTGTACATCAAGCGCCTGGAAGCGCTGGAGAGCATCGCGACGAGCTTCAAGGGCGTCGACAAGGCGTTCGCCATCCAGGCCGGACGCGAGATCCGCATCCTCGTAAAGCCGGACGAGATCGACGACCTGGATTCGATGCGGCTCGCCCGCGACGTCAGCAAGAAGATCGAAGAGTCGATGGAGTACCCGGGCCAGATCAAGGTGACCGTCGTCCGCGAGACGCGTGCGTCGGAGTACGCGCGGTAA
- a CDS encoding IS1595 family transposase → MNLPELIDKYGSEDKCRAYLEGLRWPDGIACPRCQLTKISKIVKRNQFDCDSCRYQFSVLVGSVFSDTHLPLAKWMLATYIICESKKGVSSNQLKRMLGVSYKTAWFLSHRIRAAMKDESAELLSGIVEVDEAFIGGKVRGKGKGYRKNKSIVVGAIARGGDVRIRTVTRNNKKQLGEFITSVVSPDATAIHTDEHPGYWGVGDHNTRHETVEHRAEEWVRGDVHTNTVEGVWSLLKRSVVDSYHQLSAKHLPAYLDEMSFRFNNRDNPYLFRDTLLRLLNAETLRYAELIEAHA, encoded by the coding sequence ATGAACCTTCCTGAACTGATCGACAAGTATGGATCTGAGGATAAGTGCCGCGCATATCTCGAAGGGCTGCGCTGGCCGGATGGCATCGCGTGTCCTCGCTGTCAGTTAACGAAAATCTCCAAGATCGTGAAGCGTAACCAGTTCGACTGCGACTCATGCCGCTACCAGTTCTCTGTGCTGGTCGGTTCCGTGTTCAGTGACACGCACCTTCCGCTCGCGAAATGGATGCTTGCAACGTACATCATCTGCGAATCGAAGAAGGGCGTCAGCTCCAACCAGCTCAAGCGCATGTTGGGTGTCAGTTACAAAACCGCATGGTTCCTCTCGCATCGCATCCGCGCCGCGATGAAAGACGAGAGCGCCGAATTGCTCTCGGGCATCGTGGAAGTCGATGAGGCGTTCATCGGTGGCAAGGTGCGCGGCAAGGGCAAGGGCTACCGCAAGAACAAGAGCATCGTTGTGGGTGCCATCGCTCGCGGTGGTGACGTGCGTATCCGCACGGTGACGCGCAACAACAAGAAACAACTCGGCGAGTTCATCACGTCGGTTGTCTCGCCAGACGCAACCGCGATCCACACCGACGAGCACCCCGGCTACTGGGGCGTAGGCGACCACAACACACGCCATGAGACGGTTGAACACCGCGCCGAGGAATGGGTGCGGGGCGACGTTCACACGAACACCGTTGAGGGCGTCTGGAGCCTGCTCAAGCGGTCTGTTGTGGATTCCTATCACCAACTGTCGGCCAAGCACCTTCCCGCATACCTCGATGAAATGAGTTTTCGGTTCAACAACCGCGATAACCCCTACCTTTTCAGGGACACGTTGCTCCGGCTGCTCAATGCCGAGACGCTGCGCTATGCGGAATTGATTGAAGCCCACGCGTAA
- a CDS encoding pyridoxamine 5'-phosphate oxidase family protein: MASQGDPKLLSDPVAQTLLSSTIPARLAYNWTDGTPRVVPIWFHWDGSAFILASPPKAPKLKALRANPDVALTIDNNEFPHKVLLIRGTARVEMCEGVAPEYALSARRYFGEEQGNAWVENMRGMVSEMGRIAVTPTWVAILDFETRFPSALSA, encoded by the coding sequence ATGGCTAGTCAGGGTGACCCGAAGCTACTTAGCGACCCGGTGGCGCAGACGCTGCTCTCGTCGACGATTCCGGCGCGGCTGGCGTACAACTGGACCGACGGCACGCCGCGCGTGGTGCCGATCTGGTTTCATTGGGACGGGTCCGCGTTCATCCTCGCGTCGCCGCCGAAGGCGCCGAAGCTCAAGGCGCTTCGCGCCAATCCCGACGTGGCGCTGACGATCGATAACAACGAATTTCCGCACAAGGTGCTGCTGATTCGCGGCACCGCGCGCGTCGAGATGTGCGAGGGCGTCGCGCCGGAGTACGCGCTATCGGCGCGCCGCTACTTCGGCGAAGAGCAGGGCAACGCCTGGGTCGAGAACATGCGTGGCATGGTGTCCGAGATGGGCCGCATCGCGGTCACGCCGACGTGGGTCGCGATCTTGGACTTCGAGACGCGTTTCCCGAGCGCGCTTTCGGCGTAG
- a CDS encoding phosphotransferase, giving the protein MNDQSSEGGLEAIASAIERCFPDLAPVSPLRPLGRGFRSVAFETAGGVVVRVGQSSDAAEDYAKEWRIGQFLSRRLGSVVPEPAWYVGPCTEFPHGALGYRKLPGATPLWGVDPGRAFARDLGAFMASLHRLSVEEARASGLPHVDSYARVLCARDVVMPVLSARLDGDALARIEAWWAAFGADERMRSPRRAVCHHDLWHDNLLRSGSGRLSGVLDMAHVEIGDPSHDFAAPVYFGEGFMVKLIAAYRAAGAPLDVSDEYRARRFHHAREFGGLAWAIEHDDQLEVDDAVEKILRGPVLRGDSPPLR; this is encoded by the coding sequence GTGAACGATCAGTCCTCGGAGGGCGGATTAGAGGCGATCGCGTCCGCCATCGAGCGGTGTTTCCCGGATCTGGCCCCCGTATCGCCGCTGCGCCCGCTGGGACGAGGCTTCCGCAGCGTGGCTTTCGAGACGGCGGGCGGCGTTGTGGTGAGAGTCGGGCAGTCGTCCGATGCAGCTGAAGACTACGCGAAGGAGTGGCGCATAGGTCAGTTCCTTTCGCGGCGATTGGGAAGCGTCGTGCCCGAGCCGGCCTGGTATGTGGGGCCCTGCACCGAGTTCCCGCACGGCGCCCTGGGATATCGGAAGTTACCGGGCGCCACGCCCCTCTGGGGCGTCGATCCGGGCAGGGCATTCGCGCGCGACCTCGGCGCGTTCATGGCGAGCTTGCACCGCCTCTCCGTCGAAGAAGCCCGCGCATCCGGGCTGCCTCACGTGGACTCGTACGCTCGCGTGTTGTGCGCCAGGGACGTCGTCATGCCCGTGCTGTCCGCGCGGCTGGACGGCGATGCGCTCGCGCGCATTGAAGCGTGGTGGGCAGCCTTCGGCGCCGACGAACGCATGCGCTCGCCCCGGCGAGCGGTGTGCCACCACGATCTCTGGCACGACAACCTCCTCCGCTCGGGATCGGGCCGGCTTTCCGGCGTCCTCGACATGGCTCACGTCGAGATCGGCGACCCTTCCCACGACTTCGCGGCACCGGTCTATTTCGGGGAGGGGTTCATGGTGAAGTTGATCGCCGCTTATCGTGCCGCCGGCGCGCCGCTCGACGTCAGTGATGAGTATCGCGCGCGACGCTTCCACCATGCGCGTGAGTTCGGCGGCCTTGCCTGGGCCATCGAGCACGATGACCAGCTAGAGGTCGATGACGCCGTCGAGAAGATCCTGCGCGGGCCGGTCCTGCGCGGCGACAGCCCGCCTCTCCGGTGA
- a CDS encoding SHOCT domain-containing protein, whose product MAHDRLQRLADLRREGILTDAEYEAKRAALVDEVLSDNAQSGGRNGAHVLLGALGGLVLGLAFVGALLVFVPKEKRPDRLLGAWLGTGAGAMVAAVLLALVSAGAGSGDNSASAQQPLYVPPTAVSSLLTKQEACQIAIDFSFTSDERVKWLRCAETRYRSEDRTWVVTMHLLESESAVTPLDTDIKLIDDRCGRPVGSKACE is encoded by the coding sequence ATGGCACACGACCGGCTGCAACGCCTCGCAGACTTGAGGCGCGAAGGCATACTCACTGACGCTGAGTACGAGGCGAAGCGCGCCGCTCTGGTCGATGAGGTGCTCAGCGATAACGCCCAGAGCGGTGGGCGCAACGGCGCTCACGTGCTGTTGGGTGCTTTGGGCGGACTCGTGTTGGGCCTAGCATTCGTCGGCGCGTTGCTCGTGTTCGTGCCGAAAGAGAAGCGCCCAGACCGCCTGTTAGGAGCGTGGCTAGGCACGGGTGCCGGAGCCATGGTGGCGGCGGTATTGCTCGCGTTAGTAAGCGCAGGCGCTGGTTCGGGCGACAACAGCGCGTCGGCACAGCAGCCGTTGTATGTGCCGCCAACGGCAGTCAGTTCCCTGCTGACGAAACAGGAAGCGTGCCAGATCGCCATCGATTTCAGCTTCACAAGCGACGAACGCGTCAAGTGGTTACGATGCGCCGAGACACGCTATCGATCCGAGGATCGAACTTGGGTCGTCACCATGCATCTCCTTGAGAGCGAGAGCGCAGTTACGCCGCTCGACACCGACATCAAGCTCATCGATGACCGATGCGGTCGGCCTGTCGGCAGCAAGGCTTGCGAATAG
- a CDS encoding NADP-dependent isocitrate dehydrogenase, translating into MAKIKVKSPVVELDGDEMTRVIWAMIKDKLILPYLDIDLKYFDLGIEHRDATTDQVTIDAANAIKQYGVGVKCATITPDEARVKEFNLKQMWKSPNGTIRNILDGTVFREPIVCKNVPRLVPSWTTPIVIARHAFGDQYRATDFVVPGPGDLEITFTPSDGGAPIKHNVFTFTGGGVALAMYNVDESIRNFARACLAFGLQRKYPVYLSTKNTILKAYDGRFKDVFQEVYDADFADQYKAAGIWYEHRLIDDMVAYALKASGDFVWAAKNYDGDVQSDSIAQGFGSLGLMTSVLLSPDGKTVEAEAAHGTVTRHYRQHQRGEQTSTNPIASIFAWTRGLAYRGEFDQTPDVVRFARTLERVCVDTVEGGEMTKDLALLIGPDQPWLNTQQFIDALARKLETVLSEN; encoded by the coding sequence ATGGCGAAGATCAAGGTCAAAAGCCCCGTAGTCGAACTCGACGGCGACGAGATGACGCGCGTCATCTGGGCGATGATCAAGGACAAGCTGATCCTGCCCTACCTCGACATCGACCTCAAGTACTTCGACCTGGGCATCGAGCACCGCGACGCGACGACCGACCAGGTGACGATCGACGCGGCGAACGCGATCAAGCAATACGGCGTCGGCGTCAAGTGCGCCACGATCACGCCCGACGAGGCGCGCGTCAAGGAGTTCAACCTCAAGCAGATGTGGAAGTCGCCGAACGGCACGATCCGCAACATCCTCGACGGCACGGTGTTTCGAGAGCCGATCGTCTGCAAGAACGTGCCGCGCCTGGTGCCGTCGTGGACGACGCCGATCGTCATCGCCCGTCACGCGTTCGGCGACCAGTATCGCGCGACGGACTTCGTGGTCCCGGGGCCCGGCGACCTGGAGATCACCTTCACGCCATCGGACGGCGGCGCGCCGATCAAGCACAACGTCTTCACGTTCACCGGCGGCGGCGTCGCCCTGGCCATGTACAACGTCGATGAGTCGATCCGCAACTTCGCGCGCGCCTGCCTGGCCTTCGGGCTGCAGCGCAAGTACCCGGTGTACCTCTCGACGAAGAACACGATCCTCAAAGCCTACGACGGCCGCTTCAAGGACGTCTTCCAGGAGGTCTACGACGCGGACTTCGCGGACCAGTACAAGGCCGCCGGCATCTGGTACGAGCATCGCCTGATCGATGACATGGTCGCGTACGCGCTGAAGGCCTCCGGCGATTTCGTCTGGGCAGCGAAGAACTACGACGGCGACGTGCAGTCCGACTCGATCGCGCAGGGCTTCGGCTCGCTGGGGCTGATGACGTCAGTGCTGCTCAGCCCCGACGGCAAGACCGTCGAAGCGGAGGCGGCGCACGGCACGGTGACGCGCCACTATCGCCAGCACCAGCGCGGCGAGCAGACGTCGACGAACCCGATCGCGTCGATCTTCGCGTGGACGCGCGGCCTCGCCTACCGCGGCGAGTTCGACCAGACGCCCGACGTCGTGCGCTTCGCACGGACGCTCGAGCGCGTCTGCGTCGACACCGTCGAGGGCGGCGAGATGACGAAAGACCTGGCGCTGCTCATCGGACCCGATCAGCCCTGGTTGAACACCCAGCAGTTCATCGACGCGCTCGCGCGGAAACTTGAAACAGTGCTGAGTGAAAATTGA
- a CDS encoding dipeptide ABC transporter ATP-binding protein — protein MTTETRDLGSVQTASDVLVNVQNLRMYFPVTAGLIFQRKIADVKAVDGISFDVKKGETLGLVGESGCGKSTTGRAILQLYKPTEGSVDFGGTELTKLSGGNLRRMRRRMQMIFQDPYASLNPRMSVGSIIGEPLTIHGLAKGGRARKERIQDLMRVVGLNPYYANRYPHEFSGGQRQRIGIARALAVEPDFIVADEPVSALDVSIQAQIINLLEDLQQQFGLTYLFIAHDLSVVRHISDRVGVMYLGKLMELADRNELYENPLHPYTKALLSAVPVPDPAVETNRERIILTGDVPSPLRPPPGCVFHTRCPIAIEECRQAIPEWRDVGGGHMVACHRV, from the coding sequence ATGACTACGGAAACTCGTGACCTGGGCTCGGTGCAGACGGCGTCGGATGTGCTCGTCAACGTGCAAAACCTGAGGATGTACTTTCCCGTCACCGCGGGGTTGATCTTCCAGCGCAAGATCGCGGATGTGAAGGCCGTCGACGGGATCTCGTTCGATGTGAAGAAGGGCGAGACGCTCGGTCTCGTCGGTGAGTCCGGCTGCGGCAAATCCACGACGGGGCGCGCGATCCTGCAGCTCTACAAGCCGACGGAAGGATCCGTCGACTTTGGCGGCACGGAGCTGACGAAGCTCTCGGGCGGCAACCTGCGCCGGATGCGCCGCCGCATGCAGATGATCTTCCAGGACCCGTACGCATCGCTGAACCCGCGCATGTCCGTCGGCTCGATCATCGGCGAACCGCTGACGATCCACGGTCTTGCGAAGGGCGGCAGGGCGCGCAAGGAGCGCATCCAGGACTTGATGCGCGTCGTGGGGCTCAATCCCTACTACGCGAACCGCTATCCGCACGAGTTCTCGGGCGGGCAGCGCCAGCGCATCGGCATTGCGCGCGCGCTCGCGGTCGAGCCGGACTTCATCGTCGCGGACGAGCCGGTTTCGGCGCTCGACGTCTCGATCCAGGCGCAAATCATCAATTTGCTCGAGGACCTGCAGCAGCAGTTCGGCCTGACGTACCTGTTCATCGCGCACGACCTGTCGGTGGTGCGGCACATCAGCGACCGCGTCGGCGTGATGTATCTGGGCAAGCTGATGGAGCTGGCTGACCGCAACGAGCTGTACGAGAATCCGCTGCACCCGTACACGAAGGCGCTGCTTTCGGCGGTACCGGTGCCGGATCCGGCAGTGGAGACGAACCGCGAGCGCATCATCCTGACGGGCGACGTGCCGAGCCCGCTGCGTCCGCCGCCGGGGTGCGTGTTTCACACGCGCTGCCCGATCGCGATCGAGGAGTGCCGGCAGGCGATCCCGGAGTGGCGCGACGTCGGGGGCGGGCACATGGTGGCGTGTCATCGTGTGTAG
- a CDS encoding TIGR00282 family metallophosphoesterase, protein MRILAIGDVVGKPGRRAVAALVPALRRELQLDVVIANGENAAAGRGLTINTAKDIFEGGVDVITSGNHIWDQKDIVPYLDSEAPVLRPANYPQGVPGRGMVQFRGLTIINLMGRTFMYEIDDPFRCADRLLESVAPDAPIVVDMHAEATSEKAGMGWYLDGRVSAVFGTHTHVPTADPRLLPRGTAYVTDLGMCGPRDSIIGVDPAGPIQKFLTGMPARFVVAEKSRAVQFNSVLIDIDDQTGKARSIERVDREWMQDGEQG, encoded by the coding sequence GTGAGAATCCTGGCGATCGGCGACGTAGTGGGGAAGCCCGGCCGCAGGGCCGTGGCGGCGCTCGTGCCGGCCCTGCGACGTGAGTTGCAACTCGACGTCGTCATCGCCAACGGGGAGAACGCCGCCGCCGGCCGCGGGCTGACGATCAACACCGCGAAGGATATCTTCGAAGGCGGCGTCGACGTGATCACGTCCGGCAACCACATCTGGGACCAGAAGGACATCGTCCCCTACCTGGACAGCGAGGCGCCCGTGCTGCGGCCCGCGAACTATCCGCAAGGCGTGCCGGGACGGGGCATGGTGCAGTTTCGAGGGCTGACGATCATCAACCTCATGGGGCGCACGTTCATGTACGAGATCGACGACCCCTTCCGGTGCGCCGACCGGCTGCTCGAAAGCGTCGCGCCGGACGCCCCGATCGTCGTCGACATGCACGCCGAAGCCACGAGCGAGAAGGCCGGCATGGGCTGGTACCTCGATGGGCGCGTGTCGGCTGTGTTCGGCACGCACACCCACGTCCCCACTGCCGATCCGCGATTGCTGCCGCGCGGCACCGCGTACGTGACCGACCTGGGGATGTGCGGACCGCGCGACTCGATCATCGGCGTCGACCCTGCTGGCCCGATCCAGAAGTTCCTGACGGGCATGCCCGCGCGCTTCGTCGTCGCCGAAAAGTCGCGGGCCGTACAGTTCAACTCCGTCCTGATCGACATCGATGATCAGACGGGCAAGGCGCGCTCGATCGAGCGCGTCGATAGAGAGTGGATGCAAGATGGTGAGCAGGGGTGA
- a CDS encoding cyclase family protein: MTVDLKSLPSFEQLPVKAGAPEGSAWGLFGDDDELGTWNLVTPEKTVEAAALVRTGRTFGLNAPIDAPGRGLFWFRAAPRRTMFDCSGGLRISYDEYIDNFCPQSSSQWDGHRHVCHPAIGFYNGVTHDAVLAPGSEVLGIQNLAKRGAATRGVLLDLGRYLESQGTPIDFKSSQTFDVATLEACRKAQGVEIEPGDMLIFRTGWLKWLNALPANELNELAEHLVAPGLLAGREMAEYLWNMHIAAIGTDVVAVEAWPPVITPERGFFHIQLITLFGMNLGEMWELEPLAADCAEDGVYEFMFTTAPMHIRGGVGSPPNALAIK, encoded by the coding sequence ATGACGGTCGATCTCAAGAGCCTGCCGAGCTTCGAACAGCTTCCTGTCAAAGCCGGCGCGCCGGAGGGTTCGGCGTGGGGACTCTTCGGCGACGACGACGAACTCGGCACGTGGAATCTCGTCACGCCGGAAAAAACCGTCGAGGCGGCGGCGCTCGTGCGCACAGGCAGGACCTTCGGGCTGAACGCGCCGATCGATGCGCCCGGGCGAGGTCTGTTCTGGTTCCGCGCCGCGCCGCGTCGCACGATGTTCGACTGCAGCGGCGGCTTGCGGATCTCGTACGACGAGTACATCGACAACTTCTGTCCGCAGTCGTCGAGCCAGTGGGACGGCCACCGCCACGTCTGTCACCCGGCGATCGGGTTCTACAACGGCGTCACGCACGATGCGGTGCTCGCCCCGGGCAGCGAGGTGCTCGGCATCCAGAACCTCGCGAAGCGGGGCGCCGCCACGCGCGGCGTGCTGCTCGACCTCGGCCGCTACCTGGAGTCGCAGGGCACGCCGATCGACTTCAAGAGTTCGCAGACCTTCGACGTCGCGACGCTCGAAGCGTGCCGCAAGGCGCAGGGCGTCGAGATCGAGCCCGGCGACATGCTGATCTTCCGGACGGGATGGTTGAAGTGGCTGAACGCGCTTCCGGCGAATGAACTGAACGAACTGGCGGAGCATCTCGTCGCGCCGGGACTGCTCGCGGGGCGCGAGATGGCGGAGTACCTGTGGAACATGCACATCGCCGCGATCGGCACCGACGTCGTCGCCGTCGAGGCGTGGCCGCCGGTGATCACGCCGGAGCGCGGCTTCTTCCACATCCAGCTCATCACGCTGTTCGGCATGAACCTCGGCGAGATGTGGGAACTCGAACCGCTCGCCGCCGACTGCGCCGAGGACGGCGTCTACGAGTTCATGTTCACCACCGCGCCCATGCACATCCGGGGCGGCGTCGGCTCACCGCCGAACGCGCTTGCCATCAAGTAG
- the hisH gene encoding imidazole glycerol phosphate synthase subunit HisH, giving the protein MPPRVVIVDYGAGNLRSVARAVAHAGHEPTVTDDPEQVDAADALIVPGVGAAADTMRNLREHRMVEPIREYIASGRPFFGVCMGQQALLSISEEGGEHECLGIIPGRVKKLDVADGRKVPHMGWNNVRQKSAHPIFDGIPDDAYFYFVHSYYPQPEDPDVVIGETDYGVTFASVLARDNIVATQFHPEKSGEMGLRMYANFLSFKF; this is encoded by the coding sequence ATGCCACCACGAGTCGTCATCGTCGACTACGGCGCCGGGAACCTGCGGAGCGTCGCGCGGGCGGTCGCGCACGCCGGCCACGAGCCGACCGTCACCGACGATCCGGAGCAGGTGGACGCCGCCGACGCGCTGATCGTCCCGGGTGTCGGGGCGGCGGCCGATACGATGCGGAACCTGCGCGAGCATCGCATGGTCGAGCCGATCCGGGAGTACATCGCTTCGGGACGGCCGTTCTTCGGGGTGTGCATGGGGCAGCAGGCGCTACTTTCCATAAGCGAAGAGGGCGGCGAGCACGAGTGCCTCGGGATCATCCCCGGGCGTGTGAAGAAGCTCGATGTCGCGGACGGCCGCAAGGTGCCGCACATGGGCTGGAACAACGTGCGCCAGAAGTCCGCGCACCCGATCTTCGACGGCATCCCCGACGACGCGTACTTTTACTTCGTGCACAGCTACTACCCGCAGCCAGAGGACCCGGACGTCGTGATCGGCGAGACGGACTACGGCGTCACGTTCGCGTCGGTGCTGGCGCGCGACAACATCGTCGCGACGCAGTTTCATCCGGAGAAGTCGGGTGAGATGGGGCTGCGGATGTATGCGAATTTTTTGAGTTTTAAGTTCTAA
- a CDS encoding carbonic anhydrase: protein MEEPSNLLIRSTCAALVITCSDFRFKSAEHAFIEACGLTDDYDLIARPGAARSLVAPRSAAAGQTMHEEIRLLWTLHSFTRILLVNHVSCRAYDDIATAANEYEIHEQHLLAAAATLARAYPDVTPETYLADTAPEGIEVRRVHST from the coding sequence GTGGAAGAACCCTCGAACCTCCTCATCCGCTCGACATGCGCCGCGCTCGTGATCACGTGCTCCGACTTTCGCTTCAAGTCCGCCGAGCACGCATTCATCGAAGCGTGCGGCCTCACCGACGACTACGACCTCATCGCACGCCCTGGCGCCGCACGCTCGCTCGTCGCGCCGCGCTCAGCGGCCGCCGGCCAGACGATGCACGAGGAGATACGGCTGCTCTGGACGCTGCACAGCTTCACGCGCATCCTGCTCGTCAACCACGTAAGCTGCCGCGCCTACGACGACATCGCCACGGCCGCCAACGAATACGAGATCCACGAGCAGCACCTCCTCGCAGCCGCCGCGACGCTCGCCCGCGCCTACCCCGACGTCACGCCGGAGACGTATCTCGCTGACACCGCGCCCGAAGGTATCGAAGTACGCCGCGTGCACAGCACGTAG
- a CDS encoding PHP domain-containing protein, which yields MVSRGDFHTHSTASDGRLTPTELVDLVAGQGVRYHAITDHDSTEGIAEARRAATKHAKYTLIPGVEMGTDIEGAEVHMLGLYLFPEDDELQALLSKLREGRIARGEGIVRKLAELGVMIEWERVQAIAGEASVGRPHVAQAILEKGYVKSLPEAFDKYIGRNGPAYVERDKMTPVEAVQCIVERGGLACIAHPADLLVLDALLPELKAAGMAAMEVYYKDYAPATVERLRIAAETHGLLALGGSDYHGIFGPTEPLPGEQWTPVPDASIERLLELASTLPNHELVK from the coding sequence ATGGTGAGCAGGGGTGACTTTCACACGCACAGCACCGCCTCCGACGGGCGCCTGACGCCGACGGAACTGGTCGACCTCGTCGCGGGGCAGGGCGTACGCTACCACGCGATCACCGACCACGACTCGACAGAGGGCATCGCCGAGGCGCGCCGCGCCGCGACGAAGCACGCCAAGTACACGCTGATCCCGGGCGTCGAGATGGGCACGGACATCGAGGGTGCCGAGGTGCACATGCTCGGTCTGTACCTGTTCCCGGAGGACGACGAACTGCAGGCACTGCTCTCCAAGCTGCGCGAAGGCCGCATCGCACGTGGCGAGGGCATCGTGCGCAAGCTTGCCGAACTCGGCGTCATGATCGAGTGGGAACGCGTGCAAGCGATCGCCGGCGAAGCGTCGGTCGGGCGGCCGCACGTCGCGCAGGCGATCCTCGAGAAGGGCTACGTGAAGAGCCTGCCCGAGGCGTTCGACAAGTACATCGGCCGCAACGGGCCTGCGTACGTGGAGCGCGACAAGATGACGCCCGTCGAGGCGGTGCAATGCATCGTCGAGCGCGGCGGCCTCGCCTGCATCGCACATCCCGCCGACCTGCTCGTGCTCGATGCGCTGCTCCCCGAACTGAAGGCTGCCGGCATGGCCGCCATGGAGGTCTACTACAAGGACTATGCGCCGGCCACCGTCGAACGGCTGCGCATTGCCGCCGAGACGCACGGCCTGCTGGCGCTGGGCGGCAGCGACTACCACGGCATCTTCGGCCCGACCGAGCCCCTGCCGGGCGAGCAGTGGACGCCCGTGCCGGACGCGTCGATCGAGCGGCTGCTCGAACTGGCATCGACGCTCCCGAACCACGAACTGGTGAAGTGA